In marine bacterium B5-7, the DNA window TGACATGGCATTAAAATATGTCGTCATCACCTCAGTGGATCGGGATGATTTACGTGATGGTGGTGCCGGTCATTATGTTGCGTGTATCGAAGCCATCCGTGAATTGAATCCTAATACAGTGATCGAAACCTTGGTACCCGATTATCGTGGCCGCATGGATTTAGCACTAGAAATTACGACACAAGCACCGCCCGATGTGTTTAATCACAACATTGAAACCGCGCCGCGCTTGTATAAACAAGCACGCCCTGGTTCAGATTATCAATGGTCATTAGATTTATTAAGACGTTTCAAAGTACTCTTTCCAAATATCCCCACTAAGTCCGGCATGATGTTAGGTCTGGGAGAGACTATCGAAGAAGTCGAACAGGTGATGCAAGATTTGCGTGATCACAATGTGGAAATGCTGACACTCGGTCAGTACTTACAACCCACGCGTTATCACATGCCTGTTAAAAGTTTTGTACACCCTGATGAATTTGATCGTCTTGGTGAACTGGGTCGACAAATGGGTTTCACCAATGTTGCTAGCGGCCCACTCGTTCGCTCTTCATACCACGCCGATCTCCAAGCTGCAGGCGAGAAGATCTCCTAATTCAAGCTAATGATACAGCAGGATCAGCATTCTCTTTCAAAAAGCGTCGGCGGCAGGGATAGCCGCCGTCGAGCGCCAGGGATGGCAGTTAGCTTGCGTCTTTTTGAAAGAGAATGCTGATCCTGCTTAACTATGATTTATGTTGGAAAAAGCACCATGCACATGCACTTCAAACCCCTAATCGACTGGATCCACGCTAACCCGGAATGGGCCGAATGGATGACCTTCCTCATCGCATTTTCAGAATCGATTGCCCTCATTGGTTTACTCATCCCCGGTTCGGTACTGCTCATGGCTATCGGCACATTAGTCGGTTCCGATGTGATCCCATTATGGACCACACTATTTGCTGCCATTGCCGGCGCGATCATAGGGGATCTCTTTAGCTTTGGTTTGGGGTATTTTTTCAGTGAGACTGTTTTGCACTGCTGGCCATTGTCACGCTTTCCTACGTTGATGGCACGCGGGAAATACTTTTTTGAAAAACACGGTGGCAAAAGTGTTTTCATTGGCCGATTTTGTGGACCCATTCGTCCCATTACGCCATTAATCGCTGGTACATTACGCATGTCACCTTGGCGTTTTCTTGTGGCGACAAGTCTTTCTGCTTGCGGTTGGGCACCCGCCTACATGTTACCCGGCTTCCTATTGGGCGCGGCATCTCTCACGGTTGCACCGCGACATGTCACACAAATTATTTTACTACTATTGTTGTTCTGTTTAATTTTGTGGATGGTCTATTGGATTATGCACTATGTGCTCAGTAAGACATCTGAAGCCTACCACGCAGCACTCGCTAGTGCATGGCAAGTCATTAAAGCCAAACGCAGCATTGCCTATGCCCTCTTCTACGATGCAGATGGCAGTCCTCACGGTCAGCTGGGGCGTGCACTGGGGATTTGCTTACTAGCCATCACCTTTTCTGTGCTTGTCATGAATGTTATCTCACAGGGCCCATTAACCGACTGGAACATACCCGTCAATCAGTTCTTCTTGAGCCTGCGTAATCCATTGGCTGATCGCATGATGCTGATGGTATCGAGCCTAGGTGAGCCACTCGTTATCGCTTGCCTATTCATGCTGATGTCGCTGTATTGGTTAGCCAATCGGCGCTTTTGGATATTGTTACATTGGTTAGCATTGGGTTTATTTTCTTTCGCAAGTATTTATGCAATTAAACATGGCGTACACGAAGCACGTCCATTAGGAAATACCGTTATTCGTGCAACCTCTGCTTTCCCCAGTGGCCATGTGGGATTAAGCCTTTGTGTGTATGGTTTTCTTGGCTTGCTGCTTGTGCGTGCGCGCCCTGCATGGCGTGTTGCCACGTATTCAAGCGTGGCCTGCATTGTGACAGCCATCGCGATCTCACGTTTATATTTAAATGTACATTGGCTGAATGATGTTGTTGGCAGTATGCTGTGGGGACTGTGCTGTATTAACGTGGTTTTTTTATCACTGCATCACCGAAGCATGAAACCGCTCACCCCGCCACGCTTACTTATTTTCACGCTGCTACTTAGCTTGCTTTGTATGGTTGGATTTTATTGTCATGGCTATCAACGCGAATTACAACATATCACATTACGTGCGCCTGCAATGACAAAAGCACATCCTTGGCTAGAAGTCATTAAAGTGCATATTCATGGGGTTTTTCGTTAAAATGTTCGGAAGTTCAGTGGTGATACCGGCTCTCGGTTTAAAAACTGCGCCTCAAGCGTCTGAAACATTTCTTCCTGTGTGACTCCAGTTGGCACACTATAATCAGTAAGACAATCATAAGCCAATCTGTCCACGATACTGCTTAGCGAAGAAAATTTTTGTGTTAAGAATTGCAAATCATCATGCGTAAACACCGCATTTTCACACATAATCCAAGGCGCCGTGGCGCGTTTATAATAGTGATGCAAGGTCATCAAACCACTAGGTTTTAAGATAAGCAAATGATCGCCAACGCGTGAAAACTGCAAATCTCCAGATTGCGAATCAAGACAAACCGTATTATTTTCATCTGATGCCAGATCAAATTCAATCTCATCATCGGCTAAACTATCTTCCTCACCAAAGCGTACGAACTGACTCGCCACACAAGCATCACGATGTAAATCAAACTGGATAGCAGACTGATGATAAAAGAGTAAGGACTCATGCGGCGTATATAAGCCAGCTTGCGCCACGGTGAAATCTGAACGCAATAGGCGAGATTTTGTCTTGGAACACATAATTATCATGTGAGCCACCTTTTTTTATTCGACATACACTAAGACTAGAAGACCAGGCTGACATGTCAATAAAAAACACAGGGCAATAAGCGTCAAATATGGATATAAAAAAGTCCCTGCACAGCAGAGACTTTTTGAAGAATAGACTTGAGGAAAATACTCAGGCAGGGTGTTCTTGGGTGTGAATACGTTTCACATAAGCCCCTAACTGCGATAATTTTTCTTCGATACACTCATAGCCGCGATCAATATGGTAAATACGATCAACGATGGTATCCCCTTCAGCCACCAAGCCCGCTAAAACAAGAGACGCTGAGGCACGTAAATCAGTGGCCATCACCGGTGCCCCCTGCAAGACATTAATGCCACGACACACCGCCGTGTTGCCCTGCAATGCAATATCCGCACCCAAACGTTGGAGTTCTTGTACATGCATAAAACGATTTTCAAAAATGGTTTCAACAACCGTACCGACACCATCAGCAATACTGTTCAGCACCACAATCTGTGCTTGCATATCTGTAGGGAATCCCGGGTACGGCGCCGTTTCAATATTAATGGCTTTAGGACGACGCCCTTTGCTATCCAATGAAATCCAATCCACACCCGTATCAATCACCATGCCCGCATCTTCTAGTTTTTGTAAGACCAACATTAAGGTATCTGGACGCGTGTCTTTCAACATCACCGAACCGCGCGTAATCGCAGCCGCTGTTAAATACGTCGCTGTCTCAATACGATCAGGCAACACTTGGTATGTGCCACCATGCAAAGTAGGCGTACCTCGAACGACAAGTCGCGTTGTGCCAATGCCTTCAATATCCGCGCCCAATTGTCGCAAAAACAAAGCTAAATCTTGAACCTCAGGCTCACAAGCAGCATTCTCAATGACAGTTGTTCCCTTCGCAAGGGTTGCTGCCATCAATACATTTTCTGTGCCCGTCACCGTCACGGTATCAAAAACAATATTCGCACCTTTCAAACCATTCGGTGCCTTCGCCACTAAATAACCTTTCTCAATATCAATGGTCGCACCCAATTCGCGTAGCGCATCAATATGCAAATTCACGGGGCGCGTACCAATCGCACAGCCACCTGGTAAAGAAACCTTTGCTTCGCCAAAGCGCGCCAGTAATGGACCCAAAACCAAGACGGATGCACGCATGGTTTTAACCAGCTCATACGATGCTTCTTGGGAATGAATTTGACTAGCATCAACCTCAATCGTTAAACGCTCATCCACAGAAAAGCGTACGCCGAGGCCAGAAAGGAGTTCCATAATCGTGGTGATATCACGCAAATGCGGTGTATTTGAGATCGTCACTAATTGATCGGTGAGTAAACTCGCAGCAAGAATCGGTAAAGCCGAATTTTTCGCACCGGAGATACGAATCATACCCGCTAATGGCCGTCCGCCTCTAATTAATAATTTATCCATTGTTTTTTTCTTCTTCTAGTAAAAATTTCACGCCATATAAACTTGCCATATCGCATAATTGTTGTGGCATACCCTTAAAATGTAAGCGATGTGAATGCTGCTTTGCAACGCGCAACCAAGCCAACAGCAAAGCCAATGCCGCACTATTCGAGGCAGTAACCTGTGTTAAATCAACAGCAGACACCGCGGCGCTGCGAATTAGCGCTTCCCCTTCTGCAAGCAATGTCGAAACCGTCGAAAAATCTAGGTCACCACTAAGCTGCAGACAATTTTCTTGTATCTGTGTTTTCATATTAGGAACGGTTGTGTTGATGTAAATTCGCTAGCATCTTATCAAAGCCATTATTTGCAATTTCTGCACGAAATTGCGATTGGTAACTTTGAATTAAGCTAACCCCTTCGACAATTAAATCATAAACTTTCCAGCCAGTTTTTGTATTAAGCAAGCGATATGCTACTAAAATGGGTGGACCTTCTCGGCGAATAATTTGACTACTTACTTGAATGCGTTTCTTCGCAAGGCTATCTCGCAATGGCATAAAACGAATTTCTTCATCTGTATAATTTGCTAATGCTGAGGAGTAGGTATTAACAACCAAGCGAACAAACTCACTGCTAAAGTGCTCGCGTTGTGTCGGTGTGATTTGTGTCCAAACGTTTCGACCTAATACCATCTTAGCCATCCGGTCAGTATCCACTTGTGGCAATAGAATTTTTTCCACAATGGGATAAACCAATTTGGGATTTTTTTGCAAGGTCAAGTGATCTTTCTTCAGTGCAGCAATAACCTGGTTTGCCGTTGTTTTCAGCATGGGTATGGGTGCTGAGTTATCACCCGCGGCAAGAGCAATACTAAAGCTGCATGCCAAAATAATACCTGTCATTCTCTTCAAGAATTTCATTGTTTTTTCTCCTTATTGCCTTCTTTCATGCTAAACAAGAATTGTCCGATTAGGTTTTCCAAAACTAAGGCTGCATGTGTTTCTTGCACATGTGAGCCTGCCTTCAAAAAGGCTTCATCAAACCCAGGTGTCACACTAATATAATTAGCCCCTAACAAGCCTTCCGTAAAAACGCTCATGCTCGAATCGTCAGGTAATTTATTGTAAGCGTCATCAATTTGCATAAAGACTTTCGCACGATAATTTGTGCGATCCAAGTCAATAGCCGTCACCTGGCCAATACTCACGCCCGCCATTTTGACCGGCGCACGAACTTTCAATCCACCGATGTTATCAAAGTCAGCAGTCACTGCATAAGATTCATGATGAAAAACAGTGGTTAAACCACTGATCTTAAATGCCAACATAATAAACGCCAGCACGCCTAAAATCATGAATAAACCCACAGCAATTTCTGTGCCACGTTGCTGCATTTTACCAGCCTCCCATCATTAACGTTGTCAAAACGAAATCTAACCCTAAAATCGCCAGTGATGAATAGACCACCGTACGTGTTGTCGCCCGAGAAATACCTTCTGAAGTCGGCACAGCATCAAACCCTTGATACACAGCAATCCAGGTCACGACAAAACCAAACACCACACTTTTAATCACACCACTTAATATATCATTTCGGAACTCAACCGCGTGCTGCATGTTACTCCAAAAGGTACCTGCATCAATACCCAACCAAGCAACCCCCACCAGATAACCACCCCACACAGCCAATAGGCAAAATAGCATGGATAAAATTGGCATGCTGATAAAGCCAGCCCACAAACGCGGCAAAATCACGCGGCGCAAGGGATCAATACCCATCATACTCATGGCTTCGATTTGTTCCGTCGCTTTCATCAAACCAATTTCTGCTGTCAATGCTGAGCCTGCACGTCCCGCAAACAATAAGGCGGTAACAACAGGACCGAGCTCACGCACAACGCTCAAGGCAACTAAACGTCCCAGTTCTTCAGCGGCAGCAAATTTCACGAGAATGTTATAACCCTGTAAACCGACAACCATACCAATAAATAAACCCGAGACCACAATAATAATCACGGAGAGCACACCAACGGAATACAATTCTTGAATGAATAAAGGAAAAGTCTTTGACGGCCTGGGTGGGCGCACCAAGGTTTTTATCAAAAATACACCGGCTCGCCCAATGCCAGACAAACGATCAAGGCCCGCTCGGCCAAATGCTTGTATCGCATTGATCATACCATTAAGTCCTCTTGGTAATCGCCAGCGGGATAATGAAACGGTACAGTACCATCTGGCAAACCATGGATAAATTGTTTCAATTGCGGATCGGTATGGTTACGCACAGCATCCGCAGATCCTTCGCCAATCACGCAACCATCTGCAATCACATACACTTTGTCTGCAATCTGCAATAAATCCTCTACGTCATGAGAAACCACAATACTGGTTAAGCCCAATGCATCATTTAAATGACGAATTAATTTTACAATCACACCTTTCGCAATGGGATCCAAACCGGTGAACGGTTCATCGTACATCACCAATGTGGGATCCAAAGCAATGGCACGCGCCAACGCAACGCGTCGGGCCATACCACCTGACAGTTCATTCGGCATTAAGGCATGCGCACCCCGCAAGCCCACTGCTTCTAATTTCATGAGGACTAAATCACGAATCAAACGTTCAGGTAGCTGGGTGTGCTCGCGCAAGGGAAAAGCAACATTATCGAAGGTAGATATATTGGTAAATAGCGCACTGTTTTGAAATAGCATGCCCATCCTGCGACGCATATCATATAAAGCATGACGCGACAGCTGATGCATGTCTTCACCATCAAATATCACCCGCCCTTGAGAAGGGGCAATCTGCGCACCAATCAAACGTAATAAGGTAGATTTACCTGTGCCACTTGGCCCCATCACGCCAATAACCTGGCCTCGCGGGAGCTGCATATCCACGCCCGTAAAAATCGGTTTACGCAAATAACCAAAGTGCAGATTCTCGATACGGATCAAATCGGACATGGGTTGAGTCATTGAACTGGTTTAATGAGGCATGATCGCTTAAAATCAACAAGAAGACAAACCCTCAATACGGTAATCCCCATGATGGATGAAAAAGTACGCAATTTAGCACAACCCATACGACTCGCGGTCTTTGACGTTGATGGTGTTTTCACCAACGGTGAATTAATTATCGGTGCAGATGGTGAAGTGGCCAAAATTTTTCATGCGCATGACGGCATGGGGATAAAACGTTTGATGGCCGCTGGCATTCATATTGCCATCATCACGGCCCGCCAATCGGCCATCGTCGACACCCGCATGCGAGAACTAGGCGTCACGGATGTATTCCAAGGGCAACATGATAAAAGTGCTGCGATGCAACAATTGCTCTCTGCCCATCATTACACAACGGAACAAATTGCTTACACTGGTGATGACCTGCCAGATTTAGCGGCTATGCAACATGCCGGCTTTAAGATCGCTGTGGCCAATGCAACAGCGCCAGTAAAACACGTAGCCGATTTTGTCACCGCACAAGCGGGTGGTCACGGTGCCGTTCGTGAAATCAGCGATCTCATTTTGCAGGCACAAGATCATGCAGCACGCTAAGCGCAGCTTTTTCTGGCTTATCTTATTGACAGCCATTGCAAGTACCATTCTCTTGGTGCGAGAGGTCAAACCAGTCCACCAGCATGATCAAGCACTGCGCGATCAAATACCCGATCAATTTATGTGGGATGTCACGGCAACAAAATTTGATGAACAGGGTGTTCGCACCAGTAAATTATATTCGCCTCACGTCATACACTACCCCAAAGATGACACTAGCACTTTAACAACCCCAAAAATCACGATATATCGCGCACCTGATC includes these proteins:
- a CDS encoding ABC transporter permease, with protein sequence MINAIQAFGRAGLDRLSGIGRAGVFLIKTLVRPPRPSKTFPLFIQELYSVGVLSVIIIVVSGLFIGMVVGLQGYNILVKFAAAEELGRLVALSVVRELGPVVTALLFAGRAGSALTAEIGLMKATEQIEAMSMMGIDPLRRVILPRLWAGFISMPILSMLFCLLAVWGGYLVGVAWLGIDAGTFWSNMQHAVEFRNDILSGVIKSVVFGFVVTWIAVYQGFDAVPTSEGISRATTRTVVYSSLAILGLDFVLTTLMMGGW
- the mlaD gene encoding putative phospholipid ABC transporter-binding protein MlaD, producing MQQRGTEIAVGLFMILGVLAFIMLAFKISGLTTVFHHESYAVTADFDNIGGLKVRAPVKMAGVSIGQVTAIDLDRTNYRAKVFMQIDDAYNKLPDDSSMSVFTEGLLGANYISVTPGFDEAFLKAGSHVQETHAALVLENLIGQFLFSMKEGNKEKKQ
- a CDS encoding signal peptidase; this translates as MKFLKRMTGIILACSFSIALAAGDNSAPIPMLKTTANQVIAALKKDHLTLQKNPKLVYPIVEKILLPQVDTDRMAKMVLGRNVWTQITPTQREHFSSEFVRLVVNTYSSALANYTDEEIRFMPLRDSLAKKRIQVSSQIIRREGPPILVAYRLLNTKTGWKVYDLIVEGVSLIQSYQSQFRAEIANNGFDKMLANLHQHNRS
- the murA gene encoding UDP-N-acetylglucosamine 1-carboxyvinyltransferase produces the protein MDKLLIRGGRPLAGMIRISGAKNSALPILAASLLTDQLVTISNTPHLRDITTIMELLSGLGVRFSVDERLTIEVDASQIHSQEASYELVKTMRASVLVLGPLLARFGEAKVSLPGGCAIGTRPVNLHIDALRELGATIDIEKGYLVAKAPNGLKGANIVFDTVTVTGTENVLMAATLAKGTTVIENAACEPEVQDLALFLRQLGADIEGIGTTRLVVRGTPTLHGGTYQVLPDRIETATYLTAAAITRGSVMLKDTRPDTLMLVLQKLEDAGMVIDTGVDWISLDSKGRRPKAINIETAPYPGFPTDMQAQIVVLNSIADGVGTVVETIFENRFMHVQELQRLGADIALQGNTAVCRGINVLQGAPVMATDLRASASLVLAGLVAEGDTIVDRIYHIDRGYECIEEKLSQLGAYVKRIHTQEHPA
- the mlaF gene encoding ABC transporter ATP-binding protein, which translates into the protein MTQPMSDLIRIENLHFGYLRKPIFTGVDMQLPRGQVIGVMGPSGTGKSTLLRLIGAQIAPSQGRVIFDGEDMHQLSRHALYDMRRRMGMLFQNSALFTNISTFDNVAFPLREHTQLPERLIRDLVLMKLEAVGLRGAHALMPNELSGGMARRVALARAIALDPTLVMYDEPFTGLDPIAKGVIVKLIRHLNDALGLTSIVVSHDVEDLLQIADKVYVIADGCVIGEGSADAVRNHTDPQLKQFIHGLPDGTVPFHYPAGDYQEDLMV
- the kdsC gene encoding 3-deoxy-D-manno-octulosonate 8-phosphate phosphatase; the encoded protein is MMDEKVRNLAQPIRLAVFDVDGVFTNGELIIGADGEVAKIFHAHDGMGIKRLMAAGIHIAIITARQSAIVDTRMRELGVTDVFQGQHDKSAAMQQLLSAHHYTTEQIAYTGDDLPDLAAMQHAGFKIAVANATAPVKHVADFVTAQAGGHGAVREISDLILQAQDHAAR
- the lipA gene encoding lipoyl synthase; translated protein: MTQSNPSQKQRGQDKLSRIPVKIEATEKPLKKPDWIRIRLPSSNVVDTLKNKLRANRLHTVCEEASCPNLSECFTHGTATFMIMGDKCTRRCSFCDVAHGRPDALDQEEPKHLAETIRDMALKYVVITSVDRDDLRDGGAGHYVACIEAIRELNPNTVIETLVPDYRGRMDLALEITTQAPPDVFNHNIETAPRLYKQARPGSDYQWSLDLLRRFKVLFPNIPTKSGMMLGLGETIEEVEQVMQDLRDHNVEMLTLGQYLQPTRYHMPVKSFVHPDEFDRLGELGRQMGFTNVASGPLVRSSYHADLQAAGEKIS